The following are from one region of the Nymphaea colorata isolate Beijing-Zhang1983 chromosome 7, ASM883128v2, whole genome shotgun sequence genome:
- the LOC116257078 gene encoding uncharacterized protein LOC116257078 translates to MEASGLERWKAAIVNLTEMETTLGSLQKMLVKKAVFVDDESFSQATLVSDQARTIKALEQRVETLERELDAAITAAARARAEKRQAEAGQRAAELHAQELSKELENTTKVFELHMEELRAKQEVIARKDEEIKVLEAIIQTLSGKVSVSDA, encoded by the exons ATGGAGGCTAGTGGATTAGAGAGATGGAAAGCGGCGATAGTGAATTTAACAGAAATGGAGACGACCCTCGGTTCTCTTCAGAAGATGCTGGTCAAGAAGGCGGTTTTCGTCGACGACGAATCTTTCTCTCAGGCGACGCTCGTCTCCGATCAGGCTCGGACAATCAAG GCCCTTGAGCAGAGAGTAGAAACATTGGAGCGGGAACTGGATGCTGCAATAACAGCAGCCGCACGTGCTCGTGCAGAGAAGCGGCAGGCTGAAGCAGGCCAGCGAGCGGCTGAGTTACATGCACAGGAACTATCGAAAGAGCTCGAGAATACAACAA AGGTGTTTGAACTTCACATGGAAGAGCTGAGGGCCAAGCAAGAGGTGATTGCAAGGAAAGATGAAGAGATCAAAGTTTTGGAAGCTATAATTCAAACATTAAGTGGAAAAGTATCTGTATCTGATGCCTGA
- the LOC116258099 gene encoding protein SPIRAL1-like 1 yields MGRGVSSGGGQSSLGYLFGGGEAPKPAATSHNPPAPNPTVIASDGPTPKPTASAPQADGKQIPAGIHSNASNNYFRADGQNSGNFLTDRPTTKVHAAPGGGSSLGYLFGDGSN; encoded by the exons ATGGGTCGCGGAGTCAGCAGTGGAGGTGGACAGAGTTCACTTGGTTACCTATTTGGTGGTGGTGAAGCCCCCAAGCCTGCAGCGACCAGCCATAATCCACCTGCGCCAAATCCCACCGTCATTGCAAGTGATGGACCCACCCCAAAGCCAACTGCTTCTGCCCCACAAGCTGATGGCAAGCAGATCCCTGCTGGAATCCATTCAAATGCTTCCAATAACTATTTCCGAGCAGATGGCCAGAACAGTGGAAACTTTCTTACA GATCGACCTACCACAAAGGTCCATGCAGCTCCTGGAGGTGGATCTTCTCTTGGGTATCTTTTTGGTGACGGCAGCAACTGA